A DNA window from Calliphora vicina chromosome 1, idCalVici1.1, whole genome shotgun sequence contains the following coding sequences:
- the wrd gene encoding serine/threonine-protein phosphatase 2A 56 kDa regulatory subunit gamma isoform isoform X3, translating to MDNKAASTLQTAPASKTAEAVSIVNNNNNNNINTKIATTNGIKENNSNNITTAQTTSTSIVVTNTSTGFDSSGTPSSTPLLGANKNSEANKENKRTPPPVSPITKSLDITTTPLVKKEKRQSSSRYNVSKNCELTPLPPLNEKTPTTEREELFVQKIRQCCTLFDFSEPLSDLKWKEVKRAALHEMVEYLSNQNNVITEAIYPEAINMFAVNLFRTLPPSSNPNGAEFDPEEDEPTLESSWPHLQFVYELFLRFLESPDFQPNIAKRYIDHQFVLQLLDLFDSEDPRERDFLKTVLHRIYGKFLGLRAFIRKQINNVFYRFIYETEHHNGIAELLEILGSIINGFALPLKEEHKQFLLKVLLPLHKAKSLSVYHPQLTYCVVQFLEKDPSLAEPVIKSLLKFWPKTHSPKEVMFLNELEELLDVIEPAEFQKVMVPLFRQIAKCVSSPHFQVAERALYYWNNEYIMSLISDNSQVILPIMFPALNRNSKTHWNKTIHGLIYNALKLFMEMNQRLFDECSKNYRQEKQLEREKFAQREGLWQQVENMAKTNPDWTKVVGQMDSLSISSSQNEFDQDNDNCDLTYDKLDYDDRQLQQQHQPSQLHSSVQENRE from the exons ATGGATAATAAGGCAGCATCAACGTTACAAACTGCACCAGCTTCTAAAACAGCAGAAGCAGTGTCCATTgtcaacaataataacaacaataacatcaaCACGAAAATAGCAACAACTAACGGCATAAAGGAGAATAACAGCAACAATATAACAACGGCCCAAACAACCTCAACATCCATTGTGGTTACGAACACATCAACTGGCTTCGATAGCAGTGGTACACCATCATCTACACCATTATTAGGTGCAAACAAAAACTCTGAG GCAAACAAGGAAAATAAAAGAACTCCTCCTCCGGTGTCACCAATAACCAAAAGTTTAGACATAACTACAACACCACttgtgaaaaaagaaaaacgtcAAAGCAGCTCACGTTacaatgtttcaaaaaattgcGAACTTACACCATTGCCTCCATTAAATGAGA AAACACCAACCACTGAACGCGAGGAACTTTTTGTTCAGAAAATAAGACAATGTTGCACACTGTTCGATTTTTCCGAGCCATTAAGCGACCTGAAATGGAAAGAGGTGAAAAGGGCGGCTCTACACGAAATGGTTGAATATTTGTCTAATCAAAATAATGTTATTACAGAAGCCATTTATCCAGAAGCAATAAATATG TTTGCTGTAAATTTATTTCGTACTTTGCCTCCTTCTTCAAATCCAAATGGTGCTGAATTTGATCCGGAAGAAGATGAACCAACATTGGAGTCTTCTTGGCCCCACTTACAATTTGTTTACGAATTGTTTTTGCGCTTTTTAGAATCGCCCGATTTTCAACCAAACATTGCCAAGCGTTACATTGATCATCAGTTTGTTTTGCAATTGTTGGATTTATTTGACTCAGAGGATCCACGTGAACGTGATTTCTTAAAGACTGTTTTACATCGTATATATGGCAAATTTTTGGGCTTGAGAGCATTTATACGCAAACAAATCAATAACGTTTTTTACAG GTTTATCTACGAAACTGAGCATCATAATGGCATTGCTGAATTGTTGGAAATTTTGGGTAGCATAATAAATGGATTTGCTTTGCCTCTTAAGGAGGAgcataaacagtttttgctTAAAGTTTTATTGCCATTGCATAAAGCTAAAAGTCTATCTGTTTATCATCCACAATTGACCTATTGTGTGGTGCAGTTCTTAGAAAAGGACCCCAGCTTAGCAGAACCGGTTATAAA GAGTCTTTTGAAATTTTGGCCTAAAACCCATAGTCCGAAGGAGGTTATGTTTCTGAACGAACTTGAAGAACTGTTGGATGTCATAGAACCAGCAGAGTTTCAAAAAGTGATGGTACCATTGTTCCGACAAATTGCTAAATGCGTATCGTCACCACACTTCCAAGTGGCCGAACGTGCGTTGTACTATTGGAATAACGAGTATATAATGTCGTTGATATCAGACAATTCTCAAGTCATTTTACCGATAATGTTTCCTGCCTTAAATCGTAACTCGAAAACTCACTGGAATAAAACAATTCATGGTCTCATATATAATGCATTGAAATTATTTATGGAAATGAATCAACGCCTATTTGATGAATGTAGCAAAAATTATCGGCAGGAGAAGCAGCT GGAGCGAGAAAAATTTGCACAGCGCGAAGGTCTTTGGCAACAAGTTGAGAATATGGCTAAGACAAATCCAGACTGGACAAAGGTTGTAGGCCAAATGGATAGTTTGAGTATTTCTAGTAGTCAAAATGAGTTTGATCAAGACAATGACAATTGCGATTTAACTTATGATAAATTGGATTACGATGACAGACAACTACAGCAGCAACACCAACCATCACAGCTACATAGTTCTGTCCAAGAAAATCGCGAg TGA
- the RnpS1 gene encoding RNA-binding protein with serine-rich domain 1-B produces MARDLSPSIETADKNKDVKDSKEGIKGSNNKVSSSSNSNRGRERDRRRRGSASSSSESSDSSSDSSSSRSSSGSRSSSSSSSSSSSSSSSSSTRKSGSRSRSPPPKRRERSRSPPPKRRERSRSPAIKPRERSRSRSRSPPPKARDRTRSRSRSPPPKRRERSRSPVTKTRERTRTRSRSPLGKARERSATPKPTRIHIGRLTRNVTKDHVVEIFGCFGEVKNVEFPTDRFHPNFGRGIAYVEYATNEECENAIKQMDGGQIDGQEVNVSPVLNPKIRQPQRRPSPINRRPNERWRSPPRFNRFNRNNRNRSPPRGGRRSPRRRSRSPIRRRRRSNSSDSSR; encoded by the exons AT ggcCCGGGATCTTTCGCCCTCTATAGAGACGGCAGATAAAAATAAAGATGTTAAAGACAGCAAGGAGGGTATTAAAGGAAGTAACAATAAGGTGAGTTCTTCCTCGAATTCCAACCGTGGCAGAGAAAGGGACCGCAGAAGACGAGGAAGTGCTTCTTCCAGCAGTGAATCGAGCGACAG cTCTTCGGATAGCAGCTCATCACGCAGCAGTTCAGGATCGCGTTCAAGTTCGTCTAGTTCAAGCAGTTCGTCATCTTCATCATCGTCATCTTCGACACGTAAGAGTGGCTCGCGTTCTCGTAGTCCACCACCTAAACGTCGTGAAAGATCCCGCAGTCCTCCACCAAAGCGTCGAGAACGCTCACGTAGTCCGGCTATTAAGCCGAGGGAGCGTAGTCGTTCACGGTCTCGTAGTCCACCACCCAAAGCTCGTGATCGTACACGTTCTCGATCACGTTCACCACCACCGAAACGTAGAGAGAGATCCCGTAGTCCAGTAACAAAAACTCGTGAGCGAACTCGTACTCGTTCCCGCAGTCCATTAGGTAAGGCCAGAGAACGATCAGCAACACCCAAACCCACACGTATACACATTGGCCGATTAACACGCAACGTCACCAAGGATCATGTTGTTGAAATATTTGGATGCTTCGGAGAggtaaaaaatgttgaattccCAACAGATCGTTTTCATCCGAATTTTGGACGAGGCATTGCTTATGTGGAATATGCAACCAACGAGGAGTGTGAAAATGCCATAAAACAAATGGATGGTGGCCAAATTGATGGACAGGAGGTGAATGTTTCACCAGTCCTAAATCCCAAAATCCGACAGCCGCAACGTCGTCCATCACCAATAAATCGTAGACCAAATGAACGTTGGCGTTCTCCACCAAGATTTAATCGTTTCAATCGTAATAACCGGAATCGATCACCACCAAGAGGCGGACGTCGTTCACCCCGCAGACGTTCACGCTCGCCCATACGTAGGCGTAGACGCAGCAACAGTTCAGACAGTTCTCGTTAA
- the wrd gene encoding serine/threonine-protein phosphatase 2A 56 kDa regulatory subunit delta isoform isoform X1, with the protein MVFNDMLFEKSTNVNNNSEQIDKNTNTKTKENKSEHSKLTSSSISYSSNCCINNKESNNSYNSKLISATSTNKANLLNNEPIKILPSHQPSVGSGYFGLGIPKSPSFHSGLDLLADDYDDDDVDNDKILIQTTAKTEATQSENISCGGGGSGSGSIGCKFKFTNIEEIKAKLSNSSFSTINAVKKVYNNKMPALQPQPQEVNNISTNHQSLSSNSSAISVTTSSSSSLSQQQQVTALSVVNTSNSVSLNATTASISMAASSSNTGGVGSSSSSSTTNPISATTSSIVSTLAQHFNAATSATQLLTTASSTLGSNNKSPVSAATAIKNILNATKNVGSAASINTTNTSYNTSNVSGNGQGQYNAVSSTTATTSASSPSQSATATTNNSSSVTQTIVSGISISLGIGNASNNSNRLTRNNGSNATQIKLQNSGSNSGGPSTNVQYQNGNESNTANADNIDCQNINNSDGSGSGPFVTQTTLQQISGSPGRARDRNVFHTPTSSATAVQLPLLRETPTTEREELFVQKIRQCCTLFDFSEPLSDLKWKEVKRAALHEMVEYLSNQNNVITEAIYPEAINMFAVNLFRTLPPSSNPNGAEFDPEEDEPTLESSWPHLQFVYELFLRFLESPDFQPNIAKRYIDHQFVLQLLDLFDSEDPRERDFLKTVLHRIYGKFLGLRAFIRKQINNVFYRFIYETEHHNGIAELLEILGSIINGFALPLKEEHKQFLLKVLLPLHKAKSLSVYHPQLTYCVVQFLEKDPSLAEPVIKSLLKFWPKTHSPKEVMFLNELEELLDVIEPAEFQKVMVPLFRQIAKCVSSPHFQVAERALYYWNNEYIMSLISDNSQVILPIMFPALNRNSKTHWNKTIHGLIYNALKLFMEMNQRLFDECSKNYRQEKQLEREKFAQREGLWQQVENMAKTNPDWTKVVGQMDSLSISSSQNEFDQDNDNCDLTYDKLDYDDRQLQQQHQPSQLHSSVQENREKSPRNKDKPLLRRKSDLPADSGTVRALIEHKRPDEYLKTPPDANMC; encoded by the exons ATGGTCTTTAATGATATGTTATTTGAAAAGAGTACCAATGTTAACAATAATTCCGAACAAATtgacaaaaatacaaatacaaaaacgaaagaaaataaaagtgaaCATAGCAAACTGACTTCTTCATCCATTAGTTATTCGTCAAATTGTTGTATTAACAATAAAGAATCAAACAATAGCTATAATAGCAAACTAATCAGTGCCACCAGTACTAATAAAGCCAATCTCCTAAATAACGAACCGATAAAGATTTTACCTAGCCACCAACCATCCGTGGGGAGTGGTTATTTTGGTTTAGGTATACCAAAATCCCCATCATTTCATAGTGGTCTTGATCTATTGGCCgatgattatgatgatgatgatgttgacaatgataaaattttaatacaaacgaCAGCGAAGACAGAAGCGACCCAATCTGAAAATATTAGTTGTGGTGGAGGTGGCAGTGGTAGTGGCAGTATTggctgtaaatttaaatttacaaatattgaagaaatcAAAGCAAAATTATCCAATAGTTCCTTTTCAACAATAAATGCAGTTAAAAAAGTCTATAACAATAAAATGCCAGCATTACAACCTCAACCGCAAGAAGTTAATAATATCTCAACCAATCATCAATCACTATCATCAAATTCATCAGCAATATCAGTAACAACATCATCTTCTTCATCCTTATCACAGCAACAGCAAGTGACAGCATTATCTGTAGTTAATACTAGCAACAGTGTATCATTAAATGCGACAACAGCATCCATATCAATGGCGGCCTCTTCCTCGAACACCGGAGGAGTGGGTTCCTCCTCCTCCTCCTCAACTACAAATCCCATTTCCGCAACCACATCATCCATTGTTTCAACACTGGCTCAACATTTCAATGCAGCTACATCAGCTACACAACTTTTAACTACTGCCTCATCTACGCTTGGTTCAAATAACAAG tcTCCGGTGAGCGCAGCCACGgcaattaaaaatatacttaatGCAACAAAAAACGTGGGCAGTGCTGCTTCTATTAATACAACTAACACCAGTTATAACACAAGTAATGTCAGTGGTAATGGACAAGGACAGTATAATGCTGTGTCGTCTACAACAGCGACGACATCTGCATCATCGCCATCACAATCTGCAACAGCTACAACAAATAATTCTAGTTCTGTTACCCAAACTATTGTCAGTGGCATTAGTATATCCTTGGGAATAGGAAATGCTTCAAACAATAGTAATAGATTAACACGAAATAATGGTTCTAACGCTACACAAATCAAATTACAAAATAGTGGGAGTAATAGCGGAGGACCATCTACTAATGTGCAATATCAAAATGGAAATGAAAGTAACACTGCTAATGCTGATAATATTGATtgccaaaatattaataattcagATGGAAGTGGTTCGGGACCTTTCGTGACGCAAACAACTCTGCAGCAAATTTCTGGTAGTCCGGGACGAGCAAGAGATAGAAATGTTTTTCATACACCAACATCATCAGCAACAGCTGTACAGTTACCGCTACTACGAG AAACACCAACCACTGAACGCGAGGAACTTTTTGTTCAGAAAATAAGACAATGTTGCACACTGTTCGATTTTTCCGAGCCATTAAGCGACCTGAAATGGAAAGAGGTGAAAAGGGCGGCTCTACACGAAATGGTTGAATATTTGTCTAATCAAAATAATGTTATTACAGAAGCCATTTATCCAGAAGCAATAAATATG TTTGCTGTAAATTTATTTCGTACTTTGCCTCCTTCTTCAAATCCAAATGGTGCTGAATTTGATCCGGAAGAAGATGAACCAACATTGGAGTCTTCTTGGCCCCACTTACAATTTGTTTACGAATTGTTTTTGCGCTTTTTAGAATCGCCCGATTTTCAACCAAACATTGCCAAGCGTTACATTGATCATCAGTTTGTTTTGCAATTGTTGGATTTATTTGACTCAGAGGATCCACGTGAACGTGATTTCTTAAAGACTGTTTTACATCGTATATATGGCAAATTTTTGGGCTTGAGAGCATTTATACGCAAACAAATCAATAACGTTTTTTACAG GTTTATCTACGAAACTGAGCATCATAATGGCATTGCTGAATTGTTGGAAATTTTGGGTAGCATAATAAATGGATTTGCTTTGCCTCTTAAGGAGGAgcataaacagtttttgctTAAAGTTTTATTGCCATTGCATAAAGCTAAAAGTCTATCTGTTTATCATCCACAATTGACCTATTGTGTGGTGCAGTTCTTAGAAAAGGACCCCAGCTTAGCAGAACCGGTTATAAA GAGTCTTTTGAAATTTTGGCCTAAAACCCATAGTCCGAAGGAGGTTATGTTTCTGAACGAACTTGAAGAACTGTTGGATGTCATAGAACCAGCAGAGTTTCAAAAAGTGATGGTACCATTGTTCCGACAAATTGCTAAATGCGTATCGTCACCACACTTCCAAGTGGCCGAACGTGCGTTGTACTATTGGAATAACGAGTATATAATGTCGTTGATATCAGACAATTCTCAAGTCATTTTACCGATAATGTTTCCTGCCTTAAATCGTAACTCGAAAACTCACTGGAATAAAACAATTCATGGTCTCATATATAATGCATTGAAATTATTTATGGAAATGAATCAACGCCTATTTGATGAATGTAGCAAAAATTATCGGCAGGAGAAGCAGCT GGAGCGAGAAAAATTTGCACAGCGCGAAGGTCTTTGGCAACAAGTTGAGAATATGGCTAAGACAAATCCAGACTGGACAAAGGTTGTAGGCCAAATGGATAGTTTGAGTATTTCTAGTAGTCAAAATGAGTTTGATCAAGACAATGACAATTGCGATTTAACTTATGATAAATTGGATTACGATGACAGACAACTACAGCAGCAACACCAACCATCACAGCTACATAGTTCTGTCCAAGAAAATCGCGAg AAATCGCCACGTAACAAGGATAAACCGTTGCTTAGACGAAAATCTGATTTGCCAGCTGACAGCGGCACAGTACGTGCCCTAATTGAGCACAAAAGACCcgatgaatatttaaaaacaccACCAGATGCAAACATGTGTTAA
- the cdm gene encoding importin-13, translating to MEPIDIARLEEAVVVFYRSTSQEQAQLHEWLTKAQASTQAWQFSWQLMQLGKSQEVQFFGAITLHSKLMKFWHEVPPENRDELKQKILEKIIQFAGGPKLVLNRLCIALSAYIVHMLGEWPTAIEDVINTFQNQQIPNVTNETQLWIMLEILQAIPEEMQAIYSSVKRTTLRAEVAKRAPLVIETTEKYLQMQLDRQWDVEAFNNMTRAVKCVGTWVKNIGFSIENCVNITSILLKVVNKCYWPCTQDPDGDGCMSADENDLAETCLKTLVNIIIQPDCHLYPKTAFVLIKMFLDSLCDITKMEWKPDNNNEDIVSYIYTLFVSAVERHSQLLLSGITTTDPELSTLYSRLVHEILQCTDKPGIYPVEESCSSMALGFWYLLQDEVFAMSNEEERLKCWEYIKPLYAHLTRILVRKSEQPDENSIDKWSSDDLESFRCYRQDISDTFMYCYDVLHDHILDILSAVLDETIAQLQTNPTQWTKLEACIYSFQSVAEHFDGEETKQIPKLMRMLNEIPYEKMNEKLLGTALETVGSYCQWLKDNPAYIPSAIELLVRGLNSSMSAQATLGLKELCRDCQLQMKPYAEPLLNACQVSLTSGQMKNSDCVRLMFSIGKLMSLLTPDKIPNYLDIIVSPCFEELSNICQNEAKTPQARIRTIFRLNMVSTLFSSLNTDLDDDETIEDLQNVQPVLIVMQKTMPIFRQIAELWVEELDVLETACTALKHAIVNLKSSFKPMLQDLCYFIVAIFQTRCCAPTLEISKTAIVIFYKDADCKSLMQQLLVEFVMHSFKLFESTPENGFSNIAETIEMFYACLMQIIKKIPQSLDDKAIRYDRLIFYALKAMTLPENGPIRTSVQFLSHFVMQSRNYAQMTQAVLAAGEEILRTAIVCVACVTPRQQVEKFADIFLAINKKYPAEMSVWLKNIIHVTNFPTPLVDDSEKSKFVTQVIREKVNKRLLQQHLTEFAIKARGLTDKFQ from the exons ATGGAACCCATTGACATTGCACGTCTGGAGGAGGCAGTTGTTGTATTTTATCGTTCAACATCTCAGGAACAAGCTCAATTGCATGAATGGCTTACAAAGGCTCAGGCGAGCACACAGGCGTGGCAATTTTCCTGGCAACTTATGCAATTGGGAAAG AGTCAAGAAGTGCAATTTTTCGGTGCGATAACATTGCACTCTAAACTGATGAAGTTTTGGCATGAAGTGCCACCCGAGAATCGAGATGAACTAAAACAAAAGATTTTGgagaaaataatacaatttgcAGGTGGTCCGAAATTGGTTTTAAATCGACTATGTATTGCT TTGAGTGCTTATATTGTCCACATGCTGGGAGAATGGCCTACTGCCATTGAAGATGTGATCAACACAtttcaaaatcaacaaataCCTAATGTTACCAATGAAACTCAGTTATGGATAATGCTAGAAATACTACAGGCTATTCCAGAAGAA atgCAGGCTATTTATTCTTCGGTAAAAAGAACAACTCTTCGTGCTGAAGTAGCCAAAAGGGCGCCACTTGTTATTGAAACTACTGAAAAATATCTACAAATGCAATTGGATAGACAATGGGACGTAGAGGCATTTAATAATATGACAAGGGCTGTAAAATGTGTGGGCACGTGGGTTAA GAATATTGGATTCTCTATTGAAAACTGCGTAAATATAACAAGTATCCTCTTGAAAGTGGTTAATAAATGTTATTGGCCATGTACTCAAGATCCAGATGGAGATGGTTGCATGTCGGCCGACGAAAATGATTTAGCCGAAACTTGTCTAAAGACTTTAGTAAACATAATTATACAACCAGACTGTCATCTATATCCCAAGACGGCATTTGttcttataaaaatgtttctcgATTCATTGTGTGACATTACGAAAATGGAATGGAAGCCGGATAACAACAATGAAGACATTGTATCCTATATATATACATTGTTTGTATCGGCAGTGGAACGTCACTCTCAACTGTTGTTGAGTGGCATAACGACAACAGATCCAGAACTTTCGACCTTGTATAGTCGTTTGGTTCATGAGATACTTCAGTGTACCGATAAACCAGGCATATATCCCGTTGAAGAATCTTGCAGTAGCATGGCATTAGGTTTTTGGTATCTTCTTCAAGATGAAGTATTTGCCATGTCCAATGAAGAGGAGCGTCTAAAATGTTGGGAATATATAAAACCGTTGTATGCTCATTTGACACGGATTTTAGTGCGCAAATCAGAGCAACCCGATGAAAATTCTATAGACAAATGGAGTTCAGATGATCTGGAAAGTTTTCGTTGCTATCGCCAGGATATTTCAGATACATTT atgtATTGCTACGATGTTCTACACGATCACATTCTCGACATATTGTCAGCTGTGCTAGATGAAACTATAGCTCAACTACAGACAAATCCAACACAATGGACTAAATTGGAGGCTTGTATTTATTCATTTCAGTCAGTAGCCGAACACTTTGATGGcgaagaaacaaaacaaataccGAAATTAATGCGTATGCTTAACGAAATACCCTATGAGAAAATGAATGAAAAGCTACTGGGCACTGCCTTGGAAACAGTCGGTTCCTATTGTCAATGGCTTAAGGATAATCCTGCTTATATTCCATCCGCTATAGAGCTTTTAGTACGAGGTCTCAATTCAAGCATGTCGGCCCAAGCAACATTAGGTCTGAAAGAACTTTGTCGCGACTGTCAGCTGCAAATGAAACCTTATGCCGAGCCCCTCTTAAATGCCTGTCAAGTCAGCTTGACTTCGGGACAAATGAAAAATTCCGACTGCGTTCGGTTAATGTTTAGCATTGGTAAACTGATGAGTCTGTTGACACCGGATAAAATTCCCAACTATTTGGATATAATAGTTAGTCCATGTTTTGAAGAATTATCGAATATATGTCAAAATGAAGCA AAAACTCCTCAAGCGCGCATACGCACAATATTCCGTTTAAATATGGTATCGACTCTGTTTTCCTCGCTCAACACTGATCTCGATGATGATGAGACCATTGAAGATCTTCAAAATGTCCAGCCAGTGTTAATAGTAATGCAAAAGACTATGCCCATTTTTCGACAAATAGCTGAACTATGGGTGGAAGAATTAGATGTATTAGAG ACTGCTTGTACAGCACTTAAACATGCTATAGTAAATCTAAAGTCCAGCTTTAAGCCAATGCTGCAggatttgtgttattttatagTTGCCATTTTCCAAACTCGATGTTGTGCACCTACTTTGGAAATTTCTAAAACC GCcattgttatattttataagGATGCTGATTGTAAATCACTAATGCAACAACTACTCGTCGAATTCGTTATGcatagttttaaattatttgag tCAACACCTGAAAATGGATTTTCAAATATTGCCGAAACTATTGAAATGTTCTATGCTTGTCTAAtgcaaattattaagaaaataccTCAATCGTTAGATGACAAGGCCATACGATACGatcgtttaatattttatgccTTAAAGGCAATGACGTTACCCGAGAATGGTCCCATACGCACAAGTGTGCAGTTCCTATCACATTTCGTAATGCAATCACGTAACTATGCACAAATGACACAAGCCGTTTTGGCAGCTGGTGAAGAAATTCTACGCACGGCCATTGTTTGTGTAGCATGTGTTACACCGCGTCAACAAGTAGAAAAATTTGCCGACATTTTTCTGGCCATTAACAAAAAGTATCCCGCAGAAATGTCTGTGTGGCTTAAAAACATTATACACGTAACGAATTTTCCAACTCCCTTAGTGGACGACTCAGAGAAATCAAAATTCGTAACACAAGTAATAAG gGAAAAAGTTAATAAGCGTTTACTACAACAGCATCTTACAGAATTCGCAATAAAAGCTCGAGGTCTTACggataaatttcaataa
- the wrd gene encoding serine/threonine-protein phosphatase 2A 56 kDa regulatory subunit gamma isoform isoform X2 yields MDNKAASTLQTAPASKTAEAVSIVNNNNNNNINTKIATTNGIKENNSNNITTAQTTSTSIVVTNTSTGFDSSGTPSSTPLLGANKNSEANKENKRTPPPVSPITKSLDITTTPLVKKEKRQSSSRYNVSKNCELTPLPPLNEKTPTTEREELFVQKIRQCCTLFDFSEPLSDLKWKEVKRAALHEMVEYLSNQNNVITEAIYPEAINMFAVNLFRTLPPSSNPNGAEFDPEEDEPTLESSWPHLQFVYELFLRFLESPDFQPNIAKRYIDHQFVLQLLDLFDSEDPRERDFLKTVLHRIYGKFLGLRAFIRKQINNVFYRFIYETEHHNGIAELLEILGSIINGFALPLKEEHKQFLLKVLLPLHKAKSLSVYHPQLTYCVVQFLEKDPSLAEPVIKSLLKFWPKTHSPKEVMFLNELEELLDVIEPAEFQKVMVPLFRQIAKCVSSPHFQVAERALYYWNNEYIMSLISDNSQVILPIMFPALNRNSKTHWNKTIHGLIYNALKLFMEMNQRLFDECSKNYRQEKQLEREKFAQREGLWQQVENMAKTNPDWTKVVGQMDSLSISSSQNEFDQDNDNCDLTYDKLDYDDRQLQQQHQPSQLHSSVQENREKSPRNKDKPLLRRKSDLPADSGTVRALIEHKRPDEYLKTPPDANMC; encoded by the exons ATGGATAATAAGGCAGCATCAACGTTACAAACTGCACCAGCTTCTAAAACAGCAGAAGCAGTGTCCATTgtcaacaataataacaacaataacatcaaCACGAAAATAGCAACAACTAACGGCATAAAGGAGAATAACAGCAACAATATAACAACGGCCCAAACAACCTCAACATCCATTGTGGTTACGAACACATCAACTGGCTTCGATAGCAGTGGTACACCATCATCTACACCATTATTAGGTGCAAACAAAAACTCTGAG GCAAACAAGGAAAATAAAAGAACTCCTCCTCCGGTGTCACCAATAACCAAAAGTTTAGACATAACTACAACACCACttgtgaaaaaagaaaaacgtcAAAGCAGCTCACGTTacaatgtttcaaaaaattgcGAACTTACACCATTGCCTCCATTAAATGAGA AAACACCAACCACTGAACGCGAGGAACTTTTTGTTCAGAAAATAAGACAATGTTGCACACTGTTCGATTTTTCCGAGCCATTAAGCGACCTGAAATGGAAAGAGGTGAAAAGGGCGGCTCTACACGAAATGGTTGAATATTTGTCTAATCAAAATAATGTTATTACAGAAGCCATTTATCCAGAAGCAATAAATATG TTTGCTGTAAATTTATTTCGTACTTTGCCTCCTTCTTCAAATCCAAATGGTGCTGAATTTGATCCGGAAGAAGATGAACCAACATTGGAGTCTTCTTGGCCCCACTTACAATTTGTTTACGAATTGTTTTTGCGCTTTTTAGAATCGCCCGATTTTCAACCAAACATTGCCAAGCGTTACATTGATCATCAGTTTGTTTTGCAATTGTTGGATTTATTTGACTCAGAGGATCCACGTGAACGTGATTTCTTAAAGACTGTTTTACATCGTATATATGGCAAATTTTTGGGCTTGAGAGCATTTATACGCAAACAAATCAATAACGTTTTTTACAG GTTTATCTACGAAACTGAGCATCATAATGGCATTGCTGAATTGTTGGAAATTTTGGGTAGCATAATAAATGGATTTGCTTTGCCTCTTAAGGAGGAgcataaacagtttttgctTAAAGTTTTATTGCCATTGCATAAAGCTAAAAGTCTATCTGTTTATCATCCACAATTGACCTATTGTGTGGTGCAGTTCTTAGAAAAGGACCCCAGCTTAGCAGAACCGGTTATAAA GAGTCTTTTGAAATTTTGGCCTAAAACCCATAGTCCGAAGGAGGTTATGTTTCTGAACGAACTTGAAGAACTGTTGGATGTCATAGAACCAGCAGAGTTTCAAAAAGTGATGGTACCATTGTTCCGACAAATTGCTAAATGCGTATCGTCACCACACTTCCAAGTGGCCGAACGTGCGTTGTACTATTGGAATAACGAGTATATAATGTCGTTGATATCAGACAATTCTCAAGTCATTTTACCGATAATGTTTCCTGCCTTAAATCGTAACTCGAAAACTCACTGGAATAAAACAATTCATGGTCTCATATATAATGCATTGAAATTATTTATGGAAATGAATCAACGCCTATTTGATGAATGTAGCAAAAATTATCGGCAGGAGAAGCAGCT GGAGCGAGAAAAATTTGCACAGCGCGAAGGTCTTTGGCAACAAGTTGAGAATATGGCTAAGACAAATCCAGACTGGACAAAGGTTGTAGGCCAAATGGATAGTTTGAGTATTTCTAGTAGTCAAAATGAGTTTGATCAAGACAATGACAATTGCGATTTAACTTATGATAAATTGGATTACGATGACAGACAACTACAGCAGCAACACCAACCATCACAGCTACATAGTTCTGTCCAAGAAAATCGCGAg AAATCGCCACGTAACAAGGATAAACCGTTGCTTAGACGAAAATCTGATTTGCCAGCTGACAGCGGCACAGTACGTGCCCTAATTGAGCACAAAAGACCcgatgaatatttaaaaacaccACCAGATGCAAACATGTGTTAA